The genomic segment TGGTTTCCCATGAAGATTACAATGTTTGCAAACCAGGGAGGTAAAATGAGAAGATAGCTAATATTTGAACTAATGCAAATTTATCTAGATTATAGTGCCACAACCAAGCCCTGTCCCGAGGCGATCGCCAAAATGGAGGAAATATTCCAAGCACAATGGGGTAATCCTTCGAGTTTACATTTTTGGGGGAACAGAGCAGCAACAGTCATAGAACAAGCTAGAATCCAGGTAGCTGAATTAATTAATGCGCCAGCGGAAGCGATTGTTTTTACCTCTGGAGGAACTGAGGCGAACAATTTGGCTTTGTTTGGCGTGGCTAAACGGTATTCTTTTCCACAACATTTAATTATTTCTAGTATAGAACATCCCGCCGTAGCTGAACCCGCCAGAATACTGCAAGAATCGGGTTGGCAAGTAACGAAATTACCGGTAAATCAACAAGGTAGAATCAACCCCTTAGATTTAAGTAGCGCTATTCGACCCAATACGGTTTTAGCCTCGGTTATCTATGGACAAAGCGAAGTAGGAACGATACAACCACTAGCTGAATTGGCTCAAATTGCTCGTAACCAAGGGATTTTATTCCATACTGACGCGGTACAAGCTGCAGGACGTTTAGCTATCGATTTAGAAGAATTACCTATCGATTTACTGTCTCTTTCGAGTCATAAACTCTATGGTCCTCAAGGTGTGGGTGCTTTATATATCCGCCCTGGAGTGAGACTCAAACCCCATTTATTGGGGGGAGGACAAGAGTCAGGATTGCGCCCAGGAACTCAACCTGTGGCAATTATCGGGGGTTTTGGAGAAGCGGCAAAAATAGCGAAACAAGAATTATCTCAAGAATCTCAACGCTTAGAAAAGCTGCGCGATCGCCTCTACACCCATTTGACAGATTGTCCCTATCTCATCCCTACAGGAGATAGAATCCAGCGTTTACCCCATCACCTGAGTTTTATTCTCAATCCTCGCTTGTTGAGTGAAAAAATAACGGGAAAAACTCTGGTACGTCAATTAAATTTAGCCGGAATCGGCATTAGTTCGGGTTCGGCTTGTCAAAGTGGTAAACTAAACCCTAGTCCAGTTCTTTTAGCGATGGGCTATTCTCCTACCGAAGCGATCAGAGGCATTCGTCTGACTCTAGGAAGGGATACCGTTAGCGCAGATGTTGACTGGACAGCTATGGTTATTAAACAAATTCTAGAACGCATTAAGCCCCAATTACTAACGGTTTAAACATCATGTCTGTACCCCAAAGTTTAGAAGAAGCGATCGCCTCCGCTAAGTCTGCGGTTACTAATGCTCTCAATGACGGTTATCGTCGTCTGCAAGTAGAGTTAGTTATCCCAGAAATTGCTCTACAAGCTCAAGCTTTAGCTCTAGAATTTACCACTCTCTTTACTGAGTATGGTTCAGGTTTAAAGGTTTTTTTACCCGATACTGGTGCTGCAGCTTTAGCGCGTCGTGATTGGGGCGAAACTCCTTTTGCTGTTACGGATTTAGGGACGAACCGCAGCCCTATAGAAACAAGGGTTAATGATACGGATCAGATTTTTTTGGTCGTTTCTCCCTCAGCGGTAGAGGTGACTCAGGTAGAAAAACTGTGCAATCTGGCGGGCGATCGCCCTGTGGTGTTACT from the Gloeocapsa sp. PCC 73106 genome contains:
- a CDS encoding cysteine desulfurase family protein — protein: MQIYLDYSATTKPCPEAIAKMEEIFQAQWGNPSSLHFWGNRAATVIEQARIQVAELINAPAEAIVFTSGGTEANNLALFGVAKRYSFPQHLIISSIEHPAVAEPARILQESGWQVTKLPVNQQGRINPLDLSSAIRPNTVLASVIYGQSEVGTIQPLAELAQIARNQGILFHTDAVQAAGRLAIDLEELPIDLLSLSSHKLYGPQGVGALYIRPGVRLKPHLLGGGQESGLRPGTQPVAIIGGFGEAAKIAKQELSQESQRLEKLRDRLYTHLTDCPYLIPTGDRIQRLPHHLSFILNPRLLSEKITGKTLVRQLNLAGIGISSGSACQSGKLNPSPVLLAMGYSPTEAIRGIRLTLGRDTVSADVDWTAMVIKQILERIKPQLLTV
- a CDS encoding DUF1995 family protein; this translates as MSVPQSLEEAIASAKSAVTNALNDGYRRLQVELVIPEIALQAQALALEFTTLFTEYGSGLKVFLPDTGAAALARRDWGETPFAVTDLGTNRSPIETRVNDTDQIFLVVSPSAVEVTQVEKLCNLAGDRPVVLLIPQLEDVSIVGIGLAARQLRERFLSTLESCYYFKPLEGAAVLKNYPSPWQVWRESGNDYQLLCEQGEKPLGEALERILTQQSESNTVPIPKKSGLLANLQQFLRALSQ